The following coding sequences lie in one Apium graveolens cultivar Ventura chromosome 3, ASM990537v1, whole genome shotgun sequence genomic window:
- the LOC141711829 gene encoding PAN domain-containing protein At5g03700 has translation MTCTNHFFCFLYFVFAATLLSRIESKTADNLLKGFTVTPDASVTSFQPLLTDSNANYSLGLLRVNHTQLALVILHLPSSQQLWVATTNRSPRWSTSTQILFNGSLVISDKHSRVFWSTKTNGERVYLANTSNLQIHGQDSILWQSFDFPSDTLLENQNFTSHMTLNSANGLYYMRLGYNFIGLYAKFSRHSGQDQNYYKHKAMEIKAKIIEGQGSIYASLSSDGFLGMYQNVTAPIDIQSFSSFQQFNPGNRILKIESDGNLKGYYWTGSSWILDYQAIPEFCELPSSCGPYGLCHRGKGCSCLNNETEYSSGKCESSENNSGDFCSLRDSKYKVLRKNGVELPYKEQMVYEQMNTLEQCERSCKDSCKCWGAVYSNTSGFCYMIEYPIQTLVSVGDDSKVGYFKVRDSAGSNKVAIGLGIGAVLFCGAVLVFGWAVVIWRRKRRVSRAYVEGESGVVGVGPYKDLASESFSSIELSERR, from the coding sequence ATGACCTGCACCAATCATTTCTTCTGTTTTCTCTACTTCGTCTTTGCAGCTACCTTGTTGTCCAGGATCGAATCCAAAACTGCAGATAATCTTTTAAAGGGCTTCACGGTTACACCAGACGCATCTGTCACCTCTTTCCAACCTCTTCTCACCGACTCCAACGCCAACTACTCACTGGGTTTGCTCCGAGTCAATCACACTCAACTCGCTCTTGTTATTCTCCACTTACCATCTTCTCAACAGCTCTGGGTCGCCACCACCAACAGATCACCACGTTGGTCAACTTCCACTCAAATACTCTTcaatggcagtctcgtaatatcgGATAAACACTCGAGGGTGTTTTGGTCAACTAAAACAAACGGGGAACGTGTTTATCTCGCCAACACATCTAATCTTCAAATCCACGGCCAGGATTCAATCCTGTGGCAAAGCTTTGACTTCCCATCCGACACACTCCTCGAGAATCAGAACTTCACAAGTCACATGACATTAAATTCCGCAAACGGGCTTTACTACATGCGATTAGGTTACAATTTTATCGGGCTTTACGCCAAGTTTAGCCGACATTCGGGCCAAGATCAAAATTACTACAAGCACAAAGCTATGGAAATAAAGGCCAAAATTATCGAAGGCCAAGGGTCTATTTACGCATCCCTTAGCTCCGATGGTTTTCTTGGCATGTACCAGAATGTGACAGCTCCAATTGACATACAATCGTTCAGCAGTTTTCAACAGTTCAATCCCGGTAATCGGATTTTAAAAATCGAATCGGATGGTAATCTTAAAGGTTACTATTGGACTGGCTCAAGTTGGATTCTTGATTACCAAGCAATCCCCGAGTTTTGTGAGCTACCAAGTTCATGCGGACCGTACGGTCTGTGCCACCGGGGCAAGGGATGTTCGTGTTTAAATAATGAGACAGAGTATTCTTCCGGGAAATGCGAGTCATCGGAGAACAACTCTGGAGATTTTTGTAGCTTACGTGATAGTAAGTACAAAGTATTGAGAAAAAATGGAGTTGAGTTGCCGTACAAAGAGCAAATGGTGTATGAACAAATGAATACGTTGGAGCAATGTGAGAGATCATGCAAAGATAGTTGCAAGTGTTGGGGTGCGGTGTACAGTAACACCTCTGGGTTCTGTTACATGATAGAGTACCCCATACAAACACTAGTGAGTGTTGGGGATGATTCAAAAGTGGGCTATTTTAAAGTGCGGGATAGTGCAGGGAGCAATAAGGTTGCGATTGGGCTAGGAATTGGAGCTGTGTTGTTTTGCGGGGCAGTTTTGGTATTTGGTTGGGCAGTGGTGATATGGAGAAGGAAGAGAAGAGTGAGTAGGGCCTACGTGGAGGGAGAGAGTGGGGTAGTGGGTGTGGGACCTTACAAGGATTTGGCATCTGAAAGTTTTAGTTCGATAGAATTAAGTGAAAGAAGGTGA